In Phocoena phocoena chromosome 19, mPhoPho1.1, whole genome shotgun sequence, a genomic segment contains:
- the SGSM2 gene encoding small G protein signaling modulator 2 isoform X2 — protein MGSAEDAVKEKLLWNVKKEVKQIMEEAVTRKFVHEDSSHILTLCGAVEACLLHQLRRRAAGFLRSDKMAALFTKVGKACPVAGEVCHKVQELQQQVEGRKPLAGNQETQQRQGSASGKAPALSLPALKHIWARTALIEKVLDRVVQYLVENCSKYYEKEALLADPVFGPILASLLVGPCALEYTKLKTADHYWTDPSADELVQRHRIRGPPNRQDSPAKRPALGIRKRHSSGSASEDRLAACAREYVESLHQNSRTRLLYGKNNVLVQPKGDVEAVPGYLSLHQSAGSLTLKWTPNQLMNGTLGDSELEKSVYWDYALVVPFSQIVCIHCHQQKNGGTLVLVSQDGIQRPPLHFPQGGHLLSFLSCLENGLLPRGQLEPPLWTQQGKGKVFPRLRKRSSMRSVDVEDVGSGRATDYVFRIIYPGHRHEHNAGDMIEMQGFGPSLPAWHLEPLCSQGSSCLSYSTSSSPYVPPSHCSCVPDRLPLRLLCESMKKQIVSRAFYGWLAYCRHLSTVRTHLSALVHHNIIPPARSPGASGGLTKDMWSKYQKNEKNYKELELLRQVYSGGVEHEVRKDVWPFLLGHYKFGMSKKEMEQVDTVVAARYQRVLAEWKACEVVVRQREREAHPATLTKFSSGSSIDSHVQHLIHRDSTISNDVFVSVDDLEPPRPLGPEDPRPEPEQGAGAGPTGTTVVEQQSVEFDSPDSGLPSSRNYSVASGIQSSIDEGQSLGCEEENAGGEEGSDGLVPAAQVSKPQDPGQEASRAGQLEAGEELAAVCAAAYTIELLDTVALNLHRIDKDVQRCDRNYWYFTPPNLERLRDIMCSYVWEHLDVGYVQGMCDLLAPLLVVLDNDQLAYSCFSHLMKRMSQNFPNGGAMDAHFANMRSLIQILDSELFELMHQNGDYTHFYFCYRWFLLDFKRELPYEDVFAVWEVIWAARHISSEHFVLFIALALVEAYREIIRDNNMDFTDIIKFFNERAEHHDAQELLRIARDLVHKVQMLIENK, from the exons GTGCGGTGGAGGCTTGCCTCCTGCATCAGCTGAGGCGCCGTGCCGCCGGCTTCCTGCGCAGTGACAAGATGGCAGCCCTGTTCACCAAGGTGGGGAAGGCGTGCCCAGTGGCTGGGGAGGTTTGCCACAAGGTGCAGGAGCTGCAGCAGCAAGTAGAGGGCAG GAAACCCTTGGCGGGCAACCAGGAGACCCAGCAGAGACAGGGCTCTGCCAGTGGGAAGGCCCCAGCCCTCAGCCTGCCGGCCTTGAAACACATATGGGCGCGCACAGCGCTCATCGAGAAAGTGCTGGACAGGGTCGTGCAGTACCTGGTGGAGAACTGCAG CAAGTACTACGAGAAGGAGGCGTTACTGGCAGACCCTGTGTTTGGCCCCATCTTGGCCTCTCTTCTAG TGGGACCCTGTGCCTTGGAGTACACCAAGCTCAAGACAGCCGATCACTACTGGACCGACCCCTCGGCTGATGAGCTGGTCCAGAGGCACCGTATCCGGGGTCCCCCAAATCGCCAGGACTCCCCTGCGAAGCGCCCAGCCCTAGGA ATCCGGAAGCGGCACTCAAGTGGCAGCGCATCGGAGGACAGGCTAGCTGCCTGCGCCCGTGAGTACGTGGAATCCCTGCACCAGAACTCGAGGACACGGCTGCTCTATGGCAAAAACAACGTGCTGGTACAGCCG AAAGGGGACGTGGAGGCTGTCCCTGGCTACCTCTCCCTGCACCAGTCTGCAGGCAGCCTGACTCTGAAGTGGACCCCCAACCAGCTCATGAACGGGACTCTGGGGGATTCCGAGCTGGAAAAGAG CGTTTACTGGGACTACGCCCTTGTTGTGCCCTTCAGTCAGATTGTCTGCATCCACTGCCACCAGCAAA AGAACGGCGGCACCCTCGTGCTGGTGAGCCAGGATGGCATCCAGAGGCCACCACTGCACTTCCCGCAGGGGGGCCACCTGCTGTCCTTCCTGTCCTGCCTGGAGAACGGGCTTCTGCCTCGAGGACAGCTGGAGCCCCCACTCTGGACCCAGCAGGGGAAG GGGAAGGTGTTCCCCAGGCTACGGAAGCGCAGCAGCATGCGGTCCGTGGACGTGGAGGACGTGGGCTCGGGGCGGGCCACCGACTACGTGTTCCGGATCATTTACCCTGGCCACAGGCACGAGCACA ATGCTGGCGACATGATCGAGATGCAGGGCTTTGGACCCAGCCTGCCAGCCTGGCACCTGGAGCCCCTGTGCAGCCAGggctcctcctgcctctcctACTCCACCAGCAGCTCCCCATACGTACCCCCCAGCCACTGCAGCTGTGTCCCCGACCG GTTGCCCCTCAGGCTGCTGTGTGAGAGCATGAAGAAGCAGATCGTGTCCCGGGCCTTCTATGGCT ggcTGGCATACTGCCGCCACCTGTCCACGGTGCGGACCCACCTGTCAGCGCTGGTGCATCACAACATCATCCCACCCGCCCGGTCACCTGGGGCCTCGGGGGGCCTCACCAAGGACATGTGGAGCAAGTATCAAAAGAACGAAAAG AACTACAAGGAGCTGGAGCTGCTGCGGCAGGTTTACTCTGGCGGCGTGGAGCACGAGGTCCGCAAGGACGTCTGGCCGTTTCTGCTTGGCCACTACAAGTTTGGCATGAGCAAGAAGGAGATGGAACAG GTGGACACAGTGGTGGCAGCGAGGTACCAGCGGGTGTTGGCGGAGTGGAAGGCCTGCGAGGTGGTGGTGAGGCAGCGGGAGCGGGAGGCTCACCCAGCTACGCTCACCAAGTTCTCCTCAGGCAGCAGCATCGACAGCCACGTGCAGCACCTCATCCACCGAGACTCCACCATCAGCAATGAC GTGTTTGTCTCTGTGGATGACCTGGAGCCTCCAAGGCCCCTGGGCCCCGAAGATCCCAGACCAGAGCCTGAgcagggggcgggggccgggcccACTGGCACCACCGTGGTGGAGCAACAGTCGGTGGAGTTCGACTCTCCAGACTCAGGACTGCCTTCCTCCCGCAATTACTCCGTGGCCTCGGGCATCCAGTCGAGCATAGATGAGGGCCAGAGCCTGGGCTGTGAGGAGGAGAACGCAGGTGGGGAGGAAGGCTCTGACGGGCTGGTCCCTGCAGCCCAGGTCTCCAAGCCTCAGGACCCCGGCCAGGAGGCCTCGCGGGCCGGCCAGCTGGAGGCCGGGGAGGAGCTCGCCGCCGTGTGTGCTGCTGCCTACACT ATAGAATTACTGGACACCGTGGCCTTAAATTTGCACCGCATAGACAAGGACGTGCAGCGATGTGACCGCAACTACTGGTACTTCACACCCCCCAACCTCGAGCGGCTCAGAGACATCATGTGCAG CTACGTGTGGGAGCACTTGGACGTGGGCTACGTGCAGGGCATGTGCGACCTGCTGGCGCCCCTCCTGGTTGTCCTCGACAATG ACCAGCTGGCCTACAGCTGTTTCAGCCACCTCATGAAGAGGATGAGCCAGAACTTCCCCAACGGGGGTGCCATGGACGCCCACTTTGCCAACATGCGCTCCCTCATCCAG ATCCTGGACTCAGAGCTGTTTGAACTGATGCATCAGAATGGAGACTACACCCACTTCTACTTCTGTTACCGCTGGTTCCTGCTGGATTTTAAGAGAG AGCTGCCGTATGAGGATGTGTTTGCTGTGTGGGAGGTGATCTGGGCAGCCCGGCACATCTCCTCGGAGCACTTTGTCCTGTTCATTGCCCTGGCCCTGGTGGAGGCCTACCGAGAGATCATCCGTGACAACAACATGGACTTCACTGACATCATCAAGTTCTTCAACG AGCGGGCTGAGCACCACGACGCCCAGGAGCTCCTGCGGATCGCCCGGGACCTCGTCCACAAGGTGCAGATGCTCATAGAGAACAAGTGA
- the SGSM2 gene encoding small G protein signaling modulator 2 isoform X1: MGSAEDAVKEKLLWNVKKEVKQIMEEAVTRKFVHEDSSHILTLCGAVEACLLHQLRRRAAGFLRSDKMAALFTKVGKACPVAGEVCHKVQELQQQVEGRKPLAGNQETQQRQGSASGKAPALSLPALKHIWARTALIEKVLDRVVQYLVENCSKYYEKEALLADPVFGPILASLLVGPCALEYTKLKTADHYWTDPSADELVQRHRIRGPPNRQDSPAKRPALGIRKRHSSGSASEDRLAACAREYVESLHQNSRTRLLYGKNNVLVQPKGDVEAVPGYLSLHQSAGSLTLKWTPNQLMNGTLGDSELEKSVYWDYALVVPFSQIVCIHCHQQKNGGTLVLVSQDGIQRPPLHFPQGGHLLSFLSCLENGLLPRGQLEPPLWTQQGKGKVFPRLRKRSSMRSVDVEDVGSGRATDYVFRIIYPGHRHEHITINYHHLAASRAASVDDDEEEEDKLHAMLSMICSRNLTAPNPMKDAGDMIEMQGFGPSLPAWHLEPLCSQGSSCLSYSTSSSPYVPPSHCSCVPDRLPLRLLCESMKKQIVSRAFYGWLAYCRHLSTVRTHLSALVHHNIIPPARSPGASGGLTKDMWSKYQKNEKNYKELELLRQVYSGGVEHEVRKDVWPFLLGHYKFGMSKKEMEQVDTVVAARYQRVLAEWKACEVVVRQREREAHPATLTKFSSGSSIDSHVQHLIHRDSTISNDVFVSVDDLEPPRPLGPEDPRPEPEQGAGAGPTGTTVVEQQSVEFDSPDSGLPSSRNYSVASGIQSSIDEGQSLGCEEENAGGEEGSDGLVPAAQVSKPQDPGQEASRAGQLEAGEELAAVCAAAYTIELLDTVALNLHRIDKDVQRCDRNYWYFTPPNLERLRDIMCSYVWEHLDVGYVQGMCDLLAPLLVVLDNDQLAYSCFSHLMKRMSQNFPNGGAMDAHFANMRSLIQILDSELFELMHQNGDYTHFYFCYRWFLLDFKRELPYEDVFAVWEVIWAARHISSEHFVLFIALALVEAYREIIRDNNMDFTDIIKFFNERAEHHDAQELLRIARDLVHKVQMLIENK, from the exons GTGCGGTGGAGGCTTGCCTCCTGCATCAGCTGAGGCGCCGTGCCGCCGGCTTCCTGCGCAGTGACAAGATGGCAGCCCTGTTCACCAAGGTGGGGAAGGCGTGCCCAGTGGCTGGGGAGGTTTGCCACAAGGTGCAGGAGCTGCAGCAGCAAGTAGAGGGCAG GAAACCCTTGGCGGGCAACCAGGAGACCCAGCAGAGACAGGGCTCTGCCAGTGGGAAGGCCCCAGCCCTCAGCCTGCCGGCCTTGAAACACATATGGGCGCGCACAGCGCTCATCGAGAAAGTGCTGGACAGGGTCGTGCAGTACCTGGTGGAGAACTGCAG CAAGTACTACGAGAAGGAGGCGTTACTGGCAGACCCTGTGTTTGGCCCCATCTTGGCCTCTCTTCTAG TGGGACCCTGTGCCTTGGAGTACACCAAGCTCAAGACAGCCGATCACTACTGGACCGACCCCTCGGCTGATGAGCTGGTCCAGAGGCACCGTATCCGGGGTCCCCCAAATCGCCAGGACTCCCCTGCGAAGCGCCCAGCCCTAGGA ATCCGGAAGCGGCACTCAAGTGGCAGCGCATCGGAGGACAGGCTAGCTGCCTGCGCCCGTGAGTACGTGGAATCCCTGCACCAGAACTCGAGGACACGGCTGCTCTATGGCAAAAACAACGTGCTGGTACAGCCG AAAGGGGACGTGGAGGCTGTCCCTGGCTACCTCTCCCTGCACCAGTCTGCAGGCAGCCTGACTCTGAAGTGGACCCCCAACCAGCTCATGAACGGGACTCTGGGGGATTCCGAGCTGGAAAAGAG CGTTTACTGGGACTACGCCCTTGTTGTGCCCTTCAGTCAGATTGTCTGCATCCACTGCCACCAGCAAA AGAACGGCGGCACCCTCGTGCTGGTGAGCCAGGATGGCATCCAGAGGCCACCACTGCACTTCCCGCAGGGGGGCCACCTGCTGTCCTTCCTGTCCTGCCTGGAGAACGGGCTTCTGCCTCGAGGACAGCTGGAGCCCCCACTCTGGACCCAGCAGGGGAAG GGGAAGGTGTTCCCCAGGCTACGGAAGCGCAGCAGCATGCGGTCCGTGGACGTGGAGGACGTGGGCTCGGGGCGGGCCACCGACTACGTGTTCCGGATCATTTACCCTGGCCACAGGCACGAGCACA TCACTATTAACTACCACCACCTAGCGGCCAGCCGCGCGGCCTCGGTGGACGatgatgaggaagaggaggataaACTACACGCGATGCTCTCAATGATCTGCTCGCGGAACCTCACAGCTCCCAATCCGATGAAAG ATGCTGGCGACATGATCGAGATGCAGGGCTTTGGACCCAGCCTGCCAGCCTGGCACCTGGAGCCCCTGTGCAGCCAGggctcctcctgcctctcctACTCCACCAGCAGCTCCCCATACGTACCCCCCAGCCACTGCAGCTGTGTCCCCGACCG GTTGCCCCTCAGGCTGCTGTGTGAGAGCATGAAGAAGCAGATCGTGTCCCGGGCCTTCTATGGCT ggcTGGCATACTGCCGCCACCTGTCCACGGTGCGGACCCACCTGTCAGCGCTGGTGCATCACAACATCATCCCACCCGCCCGGTCACCTGGGGCCTCGGGGGGCCTCACCAAGGACATGTGGAGCAAGTATCAAAAGAACGAAAAG AACTACAAGGAGCTGGAGCTGCTGCGGCAGGTTTACTCTGGCGGCGTGGAGCACGAGGTCCGCAAGGACGTCTGGCCGTTTCTGCTTGGCCACTACAAGTTTGGCATGAGCAAGAAGGAGATGGAACAG GTGGACACAGTGGTGGCAGCGAGGTACCAGCGGGTGTTGGCGGAGTGGAAGGCCTGCGAGGTGGTGGTGAGGCAGCGGGAGCGGGAGGCTCACCCAGCTACGCTCACCAAGTTCTCCTCAGGCAGCAGCATCGACAGCCACGTGCAGCACCTCATCCACCGAGACTCCACCATCAGCAATGAC GTGTTTGTCTCTGTGGATGACCTGGAGCCTCCAAGGCCCCTGGGCCCCGAAGATCCCAGACCAGAGCCTGAgcagggggcgggggccgggcccACTGGCACCACCGTGGTGGAGCAACAGTCGGTGGAGTTCGACTCTCCAGACTCAGGACTGCCTTCCTCCCGCAATTACTCCGTGGCCTCGGGCATCCAGTCGAGCATAGATGAGGGCCAGAGCCTGGGCTGTGAGGAGGAGAACGCAGGTGGGGAGGAAGGCTCTGACGGGCTGGTCCCTGCAGCCCAGGTCTCCAAGCCTCAGGACCCCGGCCAGGAGGCCTCGCGGGCCGGCCAGCTGGAGGCCGGGGAGGAGCTCGCCGCCGTGTGTGCTGCTGCCTACACT ATAGAATTACTGGACACCGTGGCCTTAAATTTGCACCGCATAGACAAGGACGTGCAGCGATGTGACCGCAACTACTGGTACTTCACACCCCCCAACCTCGAGCGGCTCAGAGACATCATGTGCAG CTACGTGTGGGAGCACTTGGACGTGGGCTACGTGCAGGGCATGTGCGACCTGCTGGCGCCCCTCCTGGTTGTCCTCGACAATG ACCAGCTGGCCTACAGCTGTTTCAGCCACCTCATGAAGAGGATGAGCCAGAACTTCCCCAACGGGGGTGCCATGGACGCCCACTTTGCCAACATGCGCTCCCTCATCCAG ATCCTGGACTCAGAGCTGTTTGAACTGATGCATCAGAATGGAGACTACACCCACTTCTACTTCTGTTACCGCTGGTTCCTGCTGGATTTTAAGAGAG AGCTGCCGTATGAGGATGTGTTTGCTGTGTGGGAGGTGATCTGGGCAGCCCGGCACATCTCCTCGGAGCACTTTGTCCTGTTCATTGCCCTGGCCCTGGTGGAGGCCTACCGAGAGATCATCCGTGACAACAACATGGACTTCACTGACATCATCAAGTTCTTCAACG AGCGGGCTGAGCACCACGACGCCCAGGAGCTCCTGCGGATCGCCCGGGACCTCGTCCACAAGGTGCAGATGCTCATAGAGAACAAGTGA